The genome window AAAACCCATCACTGGGCTTGTTCCACGGCCCAAACCAGGCCTAAGAGCATCCTGTTTGGTTCCTTGAGGAGCCCAATTAAGGACCTTAGAAGCATCAGAGTTGCCTTCCCAATCCACTTTACGTACCACCCCTCTGATCTTAGAAACTCCCCCTTTCTTTCTAACCCAAGAGACCCGTCTCCTCCCTATCACATCAACCTCTATGACAAGACCTCTCCCTGCCCAGCAAGATCTCCTAAAATCAGACTTCTTCCCCTTTACATCAgcttttgaattcaaaaagctTGGGGAAAGTAAGCTAGTATCTGCCAACTTCTGCTAACCCACCTCAGCCACCTCACTCAACCGTTGCTCCCTCCAAATCCTTCCCACCACCTCCATCCTTCCAGACTTGCTCACTGGAATTTCCCCCACTTTTGCACCTGAGAGTTTCAAATTCTCcccttttttctcctttcctAGCTGTGTAAACTTCTCTTTGGCTGTGAGTCCAAGATGTGACAGCTGCTTTCTATCCTCAATTCTTCCATGAAAACCTTGCACAACTTCAGCAAAAGTTCTAGAGTTTTGATCCTCCAGCTTATGCTTCCGTGCCTGAGGAATGAATTTAGGGGGACCGTTTCCACCCACTGCATATTGAGAAGGAAACAACAATTTCCTTAGTTCTAGACCAAAAACCCTCCAACCAAATCTCTCATTGCCTTCCGGTACAATAATCGATCTCCTAGTCCCACCAGCTTTGAGTTCAGATAACAGCAAGAACTGGCCTGAGAAATTGGAACACCATTGGAGAAAGAAAGCAGTGTCACCCTCTCTAAGAGTGAAAAACTGCTTGAATCTCTTCCCAACAACAAAGTGTTCAATGCAAAACATCAGCCAATGGGCTGCGTTCTTGCTCATGAAAACTGATCTCATGGCAAACTTGCCCCTCTCAAAAATCCTTAATAAGAAAAAACGACCCCCTTCCTCTACAACTAATTGAAAAGATTTAGACTCTGAGAAAGCTACGAATCCCCCCCATGACTCCTtcctaatttttattcaaattctaatataccaaaatttgaaagagactatatAAGGTTTCAACTACACCTACATGACATCTTGAGGCGGCGGTATTTGCACCACACCCAATTTTATATGAAGATGTCCATATCAGTAACAATTCATAAAGGGATAATGCAAGAAGCAAAAAGTAGAATATGGGTACACAAACAGGAATAGCCTACATGtataaatatcatattaaaAGGAATGGAATCTTGAGTAACTTCTACTGCtttattttttgggaagaaCCTTAAGTTCTTTGACTGAATCTCTGGTGACTCCTGAAAACAAGGTTTATTGTTCAAGTCAAGCTGGgttccccaccccccccccccaaacaccATTTATTTTCTCTGGATAAGAATAACTGTGTATTcatcctaataaaaaaaatgaaaacacaaaacaaatacTTATGCTTCTCCTTTCAGAAAAACACCTGTAGAAAACTCACATGCACATATAAGCAAGTGTATACTGAGAGGAGGGTCAAAAATGAGGGTATGATTATCTAACCAGCAGCAGATTTCAAATCATATGTAGGCACTGTGAAAGCTGATTGTGTCCCAAGTGAAACATTTGATACAGTTGATGAGATGACAGAGGCCAATATTATCATCGCAGTTGTAAATGGAGGAGAGTTCTCTGCTTTGTTAGACCTTAACACAGTTTCAATTGCGAAGAAACAACCAGCAACTGCTGCATTAAAACCTGGCAGAAAGAATTTTAAAAGAGTATTAACCATTTAAGTTATAACATGAAAACATGGAATTATATGCAGAAACCTTATATGGTatctacttcaaaaaaaaaaaatgttgcactAAACTTGCATGTACCAAGATTACACTGATTGCACCCCTAATTACATAAATTTCTAGTAGTTAAATTGTAGGCCAAACTACTAGTTGGTCCTTGAATCATGTGTCAGTCTGAGTTTACGTTTGTCCTTTAACTACCAAACATCTCAATTTAATCCCTAAAGCCTCCAAAAAGATTCAAAGTTACACTTACCCTAACTTGTTGGCAAAGCTAATTGCCAAAGGCTCTGCCTAGCTCTGTGTTGAGTAGAGGCTTACAGAAATTTTAGAGCTAAAAATGAAGCGTATGGTAACCCACTAAAAAGAGCTTTATACTCTTAAAATTTTACACAGAAAAGCTGAAATTTAGAGCTTTTAGGAAAATTGAACTAGTGTACATGCTTTAGAAATTCAGATCTTTAGAGCACTATTCACTATAATTTTTCCAAACACTCAGAACGGTGAAGAGATTCTTAGTCAAAGCTCTATATCACAaaagttttaatgcaaaagcTCCACAGATCAATTTTCCTAGAGCAATAATCATACAAACCTTGCCTTCTTTGAACTCTTTGCTTCTCATGTTAGTAAAGATCAAAGTTAACTATAGGTTTTTATTACTTGATTTTTAAAAGCAATGTCAGCAGGAGTAAGAATGAAACCCCTTTCAAGACTTCCAAGGATTGAATTAACACAATCAATAGTTCACTAACAAAATTGAAGAATCCTAGCAGATTTAAgggattaaaaatttaaaatcatagTGTGCCCTAAATTGTATCCATTCATAATAAAGTGACTAAATTCATGATTGCTCTATATTTGATGATCCTATTCATAATAAAGTGACTGAATTGCAATTGCCCTAAATTGTATCCACTGATAATTTGattgatagttacaatgggtGAGGAAAGATTTGAAGTTGGAAACACCAAGGGTGTTGGCAAATCCattcataataataaagaattggAAAAGGAATGAAGAATACCAGAAGCAATGCCAGCAGCAGCACCAGCAGCAAGAAGAGCCAATTCCCTATCACTGCTATTATCCATCATAACAGAGAAACCCTTAGCGCAGGATGTGCCAATATCGACACTTGGACCCTCAGGACCCAAAGAACAACCGGTACCTAAAGTGACAGCAGCTTGAATCGCCTTAATGGTGGGGAAAACAGCAGCAACGAAATCAAAACCTTGCCTTTGGGATTGGGATTGGGATTTGGATTTGTTGGAATTGGAAATGGATTGTCTGATTTGGTCCAAAATCTCAAGCAAACCATGCATCATCCCAACAATAACACCACCGGTGACAGGAATCAAGAGAATCCGATGCCAGGTGTCGGCGAGGCGCTGCAATCGGAGCCAAGCGGCACCTTCGCTGGGAGTACCGGCCCAGGCCCATTCGTGGATGACGTGGACACCTTTGTTGAAAGCGGCGACGAAGAGACCCGTGGCGAGGCCGAGGAGGCAACCCAAGAGGAGTAAAACCCATTCGGGAGGTGCACCAGCGTCGGTTAGAACGGCATCATCGCTAGGATCCGCATCAACAACAACAGgatctctgtctctgtctctgtctctaacagaagaagaagaagaagaagaaatggttCTATCGAGGAGGCGCTTGAAACTGTGGCGACGAGgtttggaagaagaagaggaggagggaGATGATGAGAAGGCGGCGTAGGGTTGTTGTTGTTCGATGTCGAGGACGACTACGACGCCTTCATGATCATGGTCGTTGGTTGATCGGAGAAGATGAGTATCATCACtgtactcttcttcttctacaaCTCCTgacattttctttctttctttctttctttctaagtCATTGGGAGGGATTTCTGCTttcaatgaaacaaaaaattgagacaaaaaGTGACGAGATCGAGATCGAGATCATTGACATTTCTattctactttaatttattgagaTCACTTTCATTCCTAAAACTAAATCGTACTCTTTCTTTGCCTCGTTTTCTTCCTCCCACCTCCACctgttttccattttttatttttttgttattagtgGACCAAACAAAATACATGAGAAGAAGCCgatgcatttatttattaatattagatCATTCTCATCAAACATGTCTAACATTtagcattttaaaatattattttatttattttaatacttcACTTTATaatatatcaaatatcaaaagttttatttttttttaccactttattaaaatattatttatttattatttataattcttttttttttcccctatgaGCCACAACCAACCACTGAATCAATCAGCCCATAGCCACTAGAGAGAGATTTCACCAAAGAGAGATTGACAACCCACGGCCTCAACCCATAACAAACCACTATAACCAACTACCGAATCAATCAACCCACACCCACAAATCAACTCAGCACCCACAAATCAACCCACACCACCGAATCAACCTAACACCCATAAATCAACCCACACCATGGAATCAACCCACACCCATAACTAGCAAACCCCCATCAACCCAGCCACACTCGAAGCGTCTCATGTCCAGCGTGGCACTATCGATGGAAGCCACAGACAGGGAACACGTCCACAACACCTTTGACGAGGCCCTCGAAAAAACGGCGACAGCAGCACCATCTTTGTCATTGTGTCACTCATCATTGTTGAAGTGGAGATCAAGAGTCAAAAAGAGATGGGGAGGCAtaaagaaggagagagagagagagagagagagagagagagagagaggaaagcaCTGGAGAGAGGCACaccacaagagagagagagagagagagagagagaaaaaaaatctaacaactTGCTACAATAGGGTGTCAAAGATGACACTCCACTGTAGCCAAGAtgtcaaaaattttaagaatagcATGCTTAATGTGAATGATATTTTAAAAGAACGAGAGCTAAAATTCGGGTTTAGcatttttcacatattttatGTGAATACTCTTAAAGGAACAAGATTATTATTCTTAATTATTAGCAATTCCTCCGTTCcatgttattgtttttttgtttttttataaacgTTCCGTGCATTGTTGGTTTGCACAAAAGttagctttttttttggtccaaacaaacatatatgACCTCGACTAACTCCACAGTACTAACAATCTCTTTTTCTCTAGGAAGGGAAGCAACTCCCTGTAATGTAATTACAAATTAGagacatttatatatatatatatatagatgatgaaTAGAATTTGTCCCTTCCACGCGCATTTCGATACAACTGCAATGCGCGGCGCCGTTGACATTTATCAAAGTGgttggaaagaaagaaaacaacccTGCAGCAAACACTTTTGTAATAACCATCATTTTTCCTTTATGCtcagattttttgtttttaaagagGTTCGTTCATGAtgacatattttatatttatgatctCAACTTTGTGTTTCCTCACTTCTTCTTGCAAATTACTACATCGTTGTATTCCCTTTTCATATGTTTGATTTACTTCATTCACACTATTACTCCCTCCCTACACATAATGTCGCCACAATTGCACTTTCATTATTTCATATCATATATGtagccttttaaaaaaaaaaaaaaaattgatcacaACTATTTCTTGAATTCCATTATAATATCTAGAAAAGggattaatttaaaatatatccTCTGATTGCAGATGCCAAAGCAGCCCGCATGTATTAAATTTGTGATGCTCGAAGAAAATGGTAAATGTACAGGTACACTgaccaaaaattaataatttattaattcattgaataaattaatcataaattacaGATACAACTGATTTTAACTAGTTagctcacacacacacaaaaaaaaaaaaaaaaaaaaaatgtacacaatCTCAAAGCTTTTAGGAAAGCCCCTCCTCTACAACAAAACAAAGCTAAATTGAGATTAAGCATGCATGTTTACAGGAATATGGTAGTGAAAACAAAATAGCTTGCTTGTGCTTAATGAATATTGTCCTCAAACTACCAATTTAGAGTCTACTGTTTGATTTTGATAAAGTGTATCAAACTTCAAGCTTCTTGCAACTTCAAAAAAATGTGCAACAGCTTCTTCAGGCGTCCCAACAAGAACGCCATGTCCTAAATTTAGAATGTGTCCCCTTTGACCTGCACACTTCACAACCCTGgccccaaaaaatcaaaatcaaaatctatcAGTTAAATACTATTATGAAAGTTCCAAAGtcaattttaagtttaatttcaACAAGAACCAAAAGTGCATAATTCACTTCATGTCATGTCAGACACCTCGTAAATGTCAACTGCCACCAAAGCCATATGCTTTAATAGATacataaattaaatcaaaattctTTAAGTTTCAGAGTCACACCTGGtaattttgttagaaaatgatACCCATGTTCTTCTTGTTACACAAGTAATTTTGACTATAAGAAGAAAGACTCAACCAGCTCATGCAGAGACTCAGGTAAGTAAGTGTCATTTAGATGTTCCAATTAGGATATTTTCAAACCATTGGAAATCTTTATCATCTCTGTGGAATAATAACTCCATTCCTAACCAATTTCCCTGACAACACATATCTATCCAACTCTTACTTCTTGATTGaatagaaaaattacaaaatctaTATAATCTTAGGCAATAAACAGCAAAGAGGAAAGTCTCCGTGGCAAGCACATAGAAGCTTTTGAATGATATGTGGCTCGCACCCTTTAGAGGTCGTTTGGTCAAGTTTCGCTTAAACCCCAAATTTGGCTAGGGTTACGGTTTTAATTTTGAAGAGTTTTCTCCTTTTCGTGAtatcttgtttgtttttaagtCTGACTCTAGCAATCCACTTGTCATTTTAAAGGACTTAAATTTTCTATGTATTAGGATTTAGGACATGATTCATTTCAAGTAAACAGTCAGATTTTTGGTCAAACGTCTATTAAACTTAATTAAAACTTGCAAATTTTATCTAATTTGACAAGATTTAGCAAAGGAGGGTATGAATTGCAGGTGACagaaatttttattagaaacttTTGTCACAAACCTTTCAATTTCTTCTGTCAGGGCAGGAAGAGGAGAAAATAAGCAAGCAGGGTCAACGTTGCCTTGTACACTGACCTCCTTACCCAATCGTTTCCTTCCATCTTCCATGTCCACTGTCCAGTCAAGCCCAATCACATCAACGCCAGTTCCTTTCATACGCTCAAGAAGACCACCATTTCCATTAATGTATAGAACAAGTGGTGTTTGAGGACATTTGTTCTTCACTATACTTGCAATCTGCACTTTCAGAAAAACAATTAATAccaaggaaaaataagaaaatgtgaaaacttACACAAATCATGCTCTGCTCTCcagaacacacacacagaaaaaaaaaaaaaaacaaaaaacaaaaccctaaagcgGTTGAAATCCTGCAATTTTGTCAAGAATATAGCATGTAGACATAACGTGCACAGCAATGTTTCATCAAAATGATAAGTGAGAAGGCAATGACAGATAGGTGAAAATGATGTTCTTGGTCTATGAGTCACTCTTCACATGTTACAAAATTGTGCTCTGCAATTTTCACAGTATCTAAAATTCTATACATGACACACTAACTATGCAAGAAACTTGACTTGAAAATTCACACCTTTGCATATCGTGGCAAACCaagtagaaaaataatatttttaaattttttgggtaagaCAGTAAGTCAAGTAGAAGTAGATCAAtacaataaaaagagaaaagggtgGGGGGGGATAAAGCTATGCATAGTGCACTGTGAAGCAAATTGTTAACAGGAAGTCCCAATATCATAGTGCACAGTTTAAGAAAAGTTTTATAGTGCCCAGATTAAAATAATCAATGTCATCCACAACTACAGCAGTGAATGGTGAAACCATTCATTCCAATTTACCTCTTCAATATAAGGCCTTGACCAGCGTTCCCACATATCAGGCGGTAGTTGTCCACCCCATGAGTCGAAAATTTGTATGCAATGAGCCCCAGATTCCACTTGGAATACAATGTAGTCTGATATTGCCCGTGTCAAATGAGAAAGAAGGGCCCTCAATACATGTGGTGCAGTATGGCACATGGTCTTTATGGTTGTATAAGTGCGTGTTGTACCCCCTTCCACTATATATGTAGCTATTGTCCAAGGTGCTCCTACAAAACCTAAAACAGCAGTGTTCCCACCAACCTAcccaaaagaataaataataaaataaattacagGAGCAAGACTAAAGAGAGATACTACACTTCTATCATAATTTACATGTAAAACAAATGCCAAACAGCACAATTGTTATTCTTTCTAGGCATGAATGAGTATAGAAAGTACCTCCTGGCGCAATATCCTAAGGGATTCCCCCACAAAATGAAGTTTTTCTAAGTCAATGGGATGCAGAGACTTCAATCCCTCTTCAGAATAAATCGGTGACTGGATAACAGGACCCCTTACTTCTTCTATGTCAAATGGGACACCAAAGGCAGGTAAAGGGGTAAGTATGTCAGAGAAAATAATAACTCCATCAGGATGGAAAGCTTCCCAAGGCTGCAAAGAGATTTCTACAATGAGATCAGTTGTTTCTGACCTCTCTCTAAAGGATGGATATCTCTCTGCAAGCTTTCTATAAACAGCCATATACCTTCCTGCCTGGCGCATCATCCATGCTGGAGGTCGATTTACAGGATCTCCTCTTGCAGCCTTAACCAAAATAGGATctggaaatataaataaataacataagagGGTCAAATGAAGACCTCCGCATATCTCAAATCATGGAGTCCAAACATCAAGTAATATTCAATGGTACAATAGCATACTTGattctaaaaggaaaaaaatttaaacgtCCCCAAAACATCAAGGTTAAGAAACAGATAAAAAAAGATGATCTATTTATGTTCAAACATGGAGTCCAAAACATTGGGAAAATATCATAATAATACAACAGATATAGGTAATTTTCAAATGAGggggaagaaaggaaaagaaggttAAATTAACAGATGGCAAATCCTTTGTCATGGGCTCCATAGTAGCGGATGTACCAAGAATTCCATAAGACTACAAGAGCAGGGTTgacaaca of Quercus lobata isolate SW786 chromosome 8, ValleyOak3.0 Primary Assembly, whole genome shotgun sequence contains these proteins:
- the LOC115957996 gene encoding uroporphyrinogen decarboxylase 1, chloroplastic — translated: MGFYSPTIVICPSSFFTHLASKSSFPTRPFFPPKTKCFSKKFHVACSTSPSDPILVKAARGDPVNRPPAWMMRQAGRYMAVYRKLAERYPSFRERSETTDLIVEISLQPWEAFHPDGVIIFSDILTPLPAFGVPFDIEEVRGPVIQSPIYSEEGLKSLHPIDLEKLHFVGESLRILRQEVGGNTAVLGFVGAPWTIATYIVEGGTTRTYTTIKTMCHTAPHVLRALLSHLTRAISDYIVFQVESGAHCIQIFDSWGGQLPPDMWERWSRPYIEEIASIVKNKCPQTPLVLYINGNGGLLERMKGTGVDVIGLDWTVDMEDGRKRLGKEVSVQGNVDPACLFSPLPALTEEIERVVKCAGQRGHILNLGHGVLVGTPEEAVAHFFEVARSLKFDTLYQNQTVDSKLVV